The genomic window CCATGGAACTACAGCCAATATTACTCTCAGAGCTGAAAGTGACACAGTGTGAGATGCATGACCAGTTCAAAAGATCAAGGAGTAGCTACTTTACACTTGCTTCCAAGAAAACAAGAAGTGAAAGGAAAGTGGCTGTTGACTCTCTTTGTAAGAGAGGGAAACTGAACTGCCTTGTTAAAAAGCCCCATTTCTCCTCTCATTGCAGTGAGCTGCCCTAACTCCTTTCTTAGCCCACATTATGAACCAGGTTAGATCATATCTAGCCTTCACCTCCAGTGGCAGCCACAGAGTGGTCACTGCCTCTTTGCACTGAACTGATCTCTTTTAGCTGGAAATGTCTAGGAATCCCTTCCTGTATACAGTGAACTCAAACTGGCCTCACTGCAGACACAAGGGGGATCCAAAAGCTGAACTCGTttggcagcagcaacaacaaaggaACAATCCCTTATTGGAGCTCATAGAGCagaacttttgtttttgttttttttaattaactttatTGCAACAGTCACCCAGGGAAGGGTCATTTTGTAAACTTTTCCTGTACATTTCATGTGGTATAAATAAATGTGCAATTAATCAGACCTTGTTCTTCAGCGTAGCAGAGGATGGAGTTTTGGTCACTTTCACATGGATGTCATAGTATAGCTCCCTCTCTTGGCAAAAAGCATTGTGCTAATAGGACATTACACGGACACTTCTCCCTTCTCTGGATGAGATGTAATATGGAGGTTACTGGAACCTTGTTGTGTCCCTTGCTGCTGTTGCATAAAAAATAAGACTGGTTCATCTGGATCTAGGATAGCTCTGAGTCAGAAAACACATCCTCCTCAGAAGGGGACAGATAGCATCCATCAGCACAAAGAAAATGGGATAGTTGGTTTATTTAAAACCCCTTGTTCAACAACCACTCTTTCAGTTCATTGTCAAAATAGCCCTTGATACGGATGCTGCCAGTGATTTCGTTGACTTGAATAGGTGGTGGTTTCCCAGCGAGCTGAGTGAGGAACTCTTTAACTTCCTCTTCCAGGGCCTGAGGTTAAAGAAACAGAACAAGAATTAACTCTCAATATAACTATCAAATAATGACAGCCCAAATGTTTATAGGCATCAAACACTAGGCCAGGCTTTCTGCAGTTAAGAGCTAGTTTGACTGTCTTGGTTTAAAGCTAGGCATGTGTAAGGCATAACACTAAACAGTTCAGAGATGTTATGTTGTTAATTATGTCTTGTAGGAGCTGCCAGAATAGCAGTGTTAATGGTTCAGCTAGTCTGGTATTTTGTTTCCTAGGGTGGTAGATGAGTCTAACAAATATAACACTCTATTTTCTGCATCCATGCAAGGAGGAAAGTCATCTTTCCTCAAGAAAGCAAGCATTTCTCCTTATTCTGGACTAGTATAGCATCTCTATTAGCTTTTTCCTAACTAATATCACTGTAGTGGCTGTTACTCTGGGGAATATGTAACTGTCTCTTACAAAGCTgtatttagggccctaccaaattcatggccatgaaaaacatgcctcaaatcatgaaatctggtcttgtgtgcttttaccatatactatacagatttcacggggggagaCCAGTATTTctgaaattgggggtcctgacccaaaaggcagTTGCAGGGAGATCACACGGTTATTTTAGGGGGCTacagtattgtcacccttacttctgtgctcatACTATACCATGTTatccttacttttgcactgctggtggcagcggctctgccttcagatctcagctcctggccagcagctgccattctccagctgctcagctctgaaggcagcactaccaccagcagtgcagaagtaagagtagcagtaccgcaaccaaCCACCCACCTCCCAATAAACCTTgtgactccctccccccactctcctttttgggccaggacccctacaattgcaACACCATGGactttcaaatttaaatagcttaaatgaaatttaccatttttttaaatcctatgattGTGAATTTGAAGGGCCCTAGCTATATTTCTCTGATTAACTGTGAAACTGACTTCTGCAGGATACATTCAATATACATTCTCCTACTATTATTAGATTTGCATTTCCTTTTGGGGTAAGGAGAATCACTGAATATGTATTGTTTAAGAAGCTGTATCATTACTGGTAAGCTGTTAGGAATGAGTTGGAATGGTGCATACCCAGATATCTCCTTCGATTTTCCTGATAACAGTCATCCTCCTATTGCCACTGGTGATGTCCTTATAGACTGGAACATTGTGCATGCGGGACCGTCTCACAAAGTAAGGAAGGGCAGGTGGAGTATCTAATCAAAAaaactgatttcagctctaggCCAGACCACTGTCTGCTCTGCATGCTCCACTAGCGAGCTCAGAGCAGAAAAGTGACCATGGTGAAGTTCAAGTCATCTCAGTTTGCAACTGTACTGTCCATACCACAGACTCCCAGTACCATCTAAAAATCCAACTGAGTTGTTCCTGGCAAAAATGCAATCAGAATTTAGCTGACTTATGCAGAAAGGCAGAACAGATGCCTGCTCATATGTCGTAGTTTGGCTAAAAAACTGACTGGAATAAATTGTAGTCACTTTTCTGATCCAACTGTTTAATAAAGCTTGTATTTCTCAAGCTTTAGAAACAGAGGGGTAAGCCTATTCCAGTCAGAGACAGCATACCCTGCTGAAAGGACTACTACAAGCCTTGATCACTGTGTACCTTACTCTTAAAATCACAAATCCttgaaataaaacatgcaagcaaCAGTGATTGTAGCTCACATTAAGTTACAGGAAGTGAGGCCAGAGTTAGGGGCCAGTTTGTGGTGTTAGAAGTCAAAGTTAGAGTACTGCAGGTTGGGTACCTTCTGATCTGAGAAAATGTATCTTTTTGCTCTAGGCTCATATACCTTTTAGGGTTATGCAGCACTAtagggggaaattttcaaagaGACAAATGGCACCCAATTCTTTTACTGTATGAAAACTTCCTCAGACTAAAATAATCTGAGTCATAGGAATATATAGCACTGCGACCAAAACCCACCACTTTAAAATCACATGGAAAAATGTTTTAACGAGCATATGGGACTTGCTAACCCATTCAATGCACTTACTGCAGCATAACCCATAATCTGGTGGAAAAAATGTGGGCGTAACACTAGTTCCCCTCCACTTAAGAGCACTGGATGTTCTAAATTACTCTGGAACAGTAGTCACCatgatcctagaggatctcccatTCGATCACGAGCTCTGGCAGTGCAACAGGATTGCCACTAAAgcttgctccctgcctgccctggctccacagagctcctggaagtggccagggcAGGCCCTGGGAGCAAGGGTCGCCCAGTGCACACTGcttctgcctgcaagcaccaccccacagctcccattggccaggaacaatgGCAGATGCAGTgtttgcagagaggggcagcatgcaggggcaCACTGGTCCCTTCCAGGATTGGagtggagcaggcagggagcctgccttagcctgctgtgccgctgaccaggagccaTCCATGGTAAAttctgcccagcaggaggctgcacctcaatcccagccccctcccacagccaccaccccaaaccccctcctgcaccctgacactgtgccccagctctgcccccccaagccagcaccccataccctctcctgcaccccagccctgtcccGCTGTACCAAAACTCACTCCCAGAGCTTCCATCCTTCACGCCCTACTGCACCAGAACCCCTTCCCACACTACAAACCCTCCagtccagagcccacactccctcccaaacCTCAATCCTCtatccagggccatccttagctaTTCTGGGGCATATGCAGcacctctggggggggggggagggaggcaggcctCTTGGGGGGCAGAGAACCACCCTCCAGGACTCACTGGCAGCACTTCCAggtgctggtgagtgcaggcccagccctgctgcagtcctcaggggagtgggggcagggctggggcagcacgcagctgtacagggcaccaggaaatgtgcCCTACTCACCTGCATACGGGTAGGGacagccctgcccctaccccaggccagtgaaagtgagtgaggttggAGAACAGCAAGCAAGAGGggtggggaatggagtgagtggggcaggtctgcggggaggaggggggtgaTTCTGGGTTACCCTTAAATTCAGAAAGTGATCTTgagcataaaaaggttggagaccactccTCTAGCTCAGGCCAAAGCTGGTCTTCCTCACAACAGCACCATCTTGGGCTCTTATCTCATTGGTGGGAGCAACTAGTCAATGCAGAAATGAGATACAAGCACAGCATGCTAAATCAGCACTCAACAGAAACAAGGAGTCATTCactggcaccttaaaaactaacatttatttgggcataagctttcatgggttcaaaaaaaaaaaaaacccacttcttcagatgcatggagtgaaaactacagatacaggcataagcATATACAGTGGCACTTGAAGAGCGTTACCTTGCAAGTGGAGAacttcccttctcttcatgtgccaatatagaTTTATGCCTGTATCTAATTTTCACTCAGtgcctctgaagaagtgggttttttacccttgaaagcttatgcccaaaaaagttagtctttaaggtgcccctGGACGacttcttgtttttgtggatacagaccatggctacccctctgaaacttggcACTCGACAACAGTTGCTacaagtaggcttggcagaatttgatttcttGTTTTTGATGGATAATGTTTTAAGCAGTTTTTTCAATATAAATTTCCAGTTATGAAAAGTCATGGATTGCAAGCAATATATGTTGATTTAAATGGTCACAACTGTGGTAAGTTAGACATGTTGAAATTCAAAGTTAAagtttataaccattaaaatacaaattcaatatcacatatcaaaatatacaaagtaaatacccTTAAAGCAaattaagttctcaagcagcatttttacgTTGACTATCTGTAAATGTCAATTCTCAATAGAAAGATTTCAGTGCTTTGGGTGCATGCTGTGAAATTGACCTTTACTGATAATGGAATCCCTCCAAACCCAGTTCCAGGACAGGTGCCCTCTGCTGTTACCTGATGGGGCTCTCCAGCCAGACggggtggggtactgggcgtgTTTGGGGGGAGCAGGAATTCTGGTGGGTGGAATGAGTCTCTCCACAAATTTATATTCTTCAGTGGATTCCACGATCCCGGGATACTGGGGGTGGCGGGTCTCGGGTTTGTCCGGGGACTGGCTCTGAAATGCAAGGGGGGAGGGTAAATAACCGTCAGGTGCTGTTCTTGTGCCACCCGCCTGCAGGAGCCGTGCGCTGCCTGTCCCGCCCCACGGCGGCCGCCGTTTCAGTGGGGCCGGAGCCGCGTGGCTGCAGGCGGGAAGGACGAACTGGCCATCTGATCCCCCCTCGCCGGTACCTGCGGGGCCGTCACCTGCAGCAGCCGCCGGGCCACCGCGCCCCACACGCCACCCGGCCGCCTCCTCAGCCCTGCTGAGGCTACGGCCGCCGCCATCTTGCTGCTGGGACCGAGGGGAAAGGTTGTGACGTAAAAATAGGGCGCCTCCGCGGGCGACAGCCGATCGTGTATGACGTCACGCGTTACGCACCGCGCGCGTCTCCCTCTACGTATATCAGCGTGCGCGGTCCCCGGCAATTCCTTTCTCTTTCCGGCTCCATCTTGTGTGGCGGCGGTGGCTCGTGGTGAGTGAGGCCCCGATGTCCGGCCCGCCTGAGAGCGCGGCCTGGGAGGGAGGCCTGGGGGGCCGGATCAGGCGCTGGGTGACGTttgggggcggtggggggaggggtgagtggGGCGGGACCCGAAGCAGCTCTCACCTCCCCCGTCCCCCAGGGGCTCGTGGTTCGGGGGCACCCCCGGGCGGCGTGGTGGGGCTGGTGGTTGTGGTGTGGGGTGGCGATGAGTCTAGGGTGGCGGGTCGGAAACTCCTTGGGGGAGTGAAGGGCGGAGGCTCCCCCGCCTCTTGCTCCAACACTCCATTGCGCCAGGCCCCTCGCTGGCCTGGTCTGGAACAGGAGCCCAACCTGGGCAAGGACCGGGCAGATGGGGCTGACAGGCAAACTGAGAAGGATTGGGGCTGACTCATGCCGTGGATTGTGACTAGTGAGTAGATCCCTGGATGGTGCCGGGTGCCTTGTGTCTCTCCGGAGGTGCTAGTCGTTGGGAAGCGGCTCCCCATTCTGCATCTCCTGACAGAGTTGGCTAGCCCAGCTGAGCACTTTTAAGCCTCATTCCCTAGTGAACCACTCCTGGCTTCTATCTCCAGATCTGGGAGGAAAGTGGTGTCAGTGGGTTTTAGAGCAGGGGcggactgggagtcagaactcctggattTTGTTTGTGGCATGCTAAAGATGGTGCTACTCAAGTGTATCCAGACTTCCACATCCCTTCAGACTAATCCAGGCCCAGCAGGTGGCATTGACTTTTTACCAGTACTGTCTGTTGCCAGGGTGGCAGCAAAGTCCATCTGGGGAGGAGCATCAATAAAGTTTCCTTGTTTATGCCCTAGCAGATCTGCTACTTGAATCCTCTGCCGTTGTTGGGCAGGTGCAGAGACAGACTTTGGCTAGACTGTGCTTGATCTGGGCGGAATTCCAGGGCCTTTGGAGATATCAGCCTTTGCCAGGGTTTGGGTATCCTGATTGCATTGTGTAGGTAACAATTTACTGCTGCAGGCTAAGTCACTTAACTCATGTTTCTATATGAGATTCACACCTagagaagggggctgggagccaggtctTCTGAGTTCCATTACTCGCTCTTCTGTTTAAGCCAGTGACAGAACTTCTGGGCTGTCTTTCAGGGTTTGTTGCTGGCTcggggagtgaggtctagtggatTACAGCAGGGGTGCTggtagtcaggactcctgggttctatttgtaGGTGTTTCACTGGCTCATGATATCAGCTTATTTTCTGGTAGGGTTTTATCTGTAGAGCCTCCCAGTAAGTTACTGGGTAGCTGCTGTGAAATCTGACAGGGAAGCTGCTCATTTCTCTCAGTCAGTCTAGTGCAATGTAGCCACAGAATGTGAGACCTAATGTCTTTAGCCTGCTGTGGGGATGGCCTGGTCTCAGGTAAATTGCCTTAAcacttgttgttttttccattcagCATAGCTGGAACCATGCAGCTGTTCATCCGTGCTCAGAACCTGCACACCCTTGAGGTGTCTGGCCAGGAAACAGTAGCTCACATTAAGGTAAGGATTTGCTagccacattctctctctctctctctctctctctgtgcccccaccccagtgccacCCTAAACAATGTTGTAAGGCTTTTTCAATGCATCCTTCAGCTGATTGCTCATGCccgaggggaagggcaggggtagAATTGCTGCTGATAATAAATATTGGCAAAGAAGGTATTGGGCACTGCAGGTCCCTTTCCTTTGCGTGATCTGTGTTGAGAGAATCATAGGGACATGGCTGCCCAAAGCTGGATCACATCAGGCTTTGAGCTTGACATGATAAGCTGAGCATGTGCTTCCTAGTCTGGAACTTGAAGACCTTCACAGGAAGCCAAGGTGCTCTGGAGTTGAGTCAGTAAGGGGCATTTTGTGCTGATACCAGTGTCCCATCATAGTATTGGgaaggctgtgctgcaggggtgggggatgggattgAGCTCAGGAGGGGTTACTCTCCCCCCTTAGTCAATATTGGCCTTAACCAGTACTCCCTTGTGTCTGCTCTTCGGAAGAAATATTAAACATTCCCGATTGCTTGTCACTAAAATCTCCCTGGCACTTTCTGTGACACCAAATTGTAATCTGGGTAATTGCATTTGGCATTGCAGTTGGAATGAAGGGCTGCTGGTTTCACTCCATACTCAGTGGTATTCCTCCCCACTGCCACCCTAAACAACTTGGTCAGGCTTTTCTATAGCTCCTATCTGTGTCCCAGTGCATGGATTCCTTTCCCTCCGTGGCATTTGCCCCATTCATATCCCCAGAGACTGTTGGAATGCATCATCTTTCCCTGCAGAGCCAGTCTGGACAGCTCTAACTCTCGTCATGAATCAGTCCTTCTCGTTCCTGATCTGTGGCAGTGGGATCTGAGCTCCTTCCAACCGCTCAATCTTTTTAGCATTGTGCTGCCCAGAAAGAAACGCCCTTTGCTCTGGGATGCTGTGTCCCCTTGGATAGCACACCTCTGCCTCATGTTATAGGGAGGGTTACAGTGGTGCCTGCTGACTTGAGGAAGGCGCTTGATTAGCTTTGCTCTCCTGGCCTCACCAGCTGACTCTGCCTCTCTGTACCTTGTGTCTCCTGTCAGGCTCACATTGAGTCCCTGGAAGGCATCGCACCTGAGGATCAGGTGGTTCTCTTGAGTGGAACTCCCTTGGAGGATGAATCTGTCATTGGGCAATGTGGCATCAGCGAGTTTACCACCCTGGAGGTGGCTGCTCGCATGCTGGGTGGTAAGTATTGAAAGGTTCTGGGAGAGGTGTACTAGACTCAAATCCCAGATAAGGCTCCTGGACAAGTGGAAGAAGCATGCAAAAGAGTTCATCCCACTGAGCTCTTTAGCTAGGTTTCAAGAGGGGATGGCCAAGCTGTTAACTCCACCAGCTACAGCAGGGTCGTGATAGACTAAGACCACGGCAGCCATTGGGGCTCTGAATGGTGAGAAGCCAGAGGACCTGGAGGATGCCTATGTAAAACAAGCTTgctgggtctcagcccactgtACAGGGATCGACATCAGACAGTTCTTGGAGGCCCCTCCTATTCAGTCTGAGGCCCCAGAGTGAATAGAACATACTGAACTCCCTCCAGTCCAGGACTGAATCCCATTGGGGTTGGATTGGTTGTGGGAACCTTGTGAGTCCTTTGAGATACATCTACACCGTGATTTAAAAAAACGACAATACTCATAGCAAAGAGTCTTAGAGCATTGattagctgactcaggctgtggAGCCAaacatagcagtgtagatgttccggctggagcctggactctgaggCTCTCTGTTCACATAGTTTCAGAGCCCAAGTCGCAGCGTGAGCCTGAAAGTCTGTGCAGCAGTTCTGTAGCCCTGTGAGACTGAGTCAGCTGATATGGGCCAGCCACGGTGacattgtctttattttattattagttattattttttcattgtagacatacccttagaggccCCCAGTCACCATGTCTCTTTTACAAAGGAGATTCAGGAGCCAGTTACCAGGGTGCTGGTGACACATGAGTTAACTTAAAGGACTAGTGAGTAAAAGCAGGACCTGAAATGACAAAGCTGGAATGAATCTGGCCACCAGGGCAACCACACCAGTGTCTCAGCCACACTGTATATATTACCCAGTCTCCTGTGGCACTTGAGTGCAGCTCTCCTGATTTCTCTCCCCAGGTAAGGTCCATGGCTCCCTGGCTCGTGCTGGGAAGGTGAGAGGCCAGACTCCCAAGGTAAGTGATTCTTTTGGTGCATTGATATaactgggcaggggagggagagagagagagcttgttTCACCtgctacagacttttttttttattttgaattttcaattcaccaaaaatGTTTGGACCCAAAACAATTTATTTCAGAATCACTAATGAACTGAAACAGCTAACCACACCCTCCTACTGTTTGTGAACACCAAGGAATGCTGCTACCCAGTGAGCGATCATGTGAGATCCAAAAGAATTGGTGGCAAAgttaaagagcttacagtctaatagACAATAGACAAATGGTGGGGAAAAATGAATAATtagttttccccatctgcaaaaactAGGGGACACAGAGGGTTTGTATACAGGGCGAGTTATTGTGCagaaagccagggtgtgaatctacagtgtAGATTCTACAGCTTGCCTTGCACCAACATGCCATGTGGACACTCCTACAGCACAGTAAAAGTCTTGGATTTGTGGCTTAGCATGCTGCAGACTTTGTAGGTTTGTTGCAATTTGATATCAGTAAACAGGGTGAGACCACTGCAGCCTAGTGGTTCACACAGGGGGACTAggagccaggagtcctgccccctctTGGCATGTTGCTAAGCTGACTGTGCTCTCTCCCTCAAAGGTTGCCAagcaagaaaagaagaagaagaagactgGCCGTGCCAAAAGACGCATGCAGTACAACCGGCGCTTTGTCAATATCGTGCCGGGCTTTGGCAAGAAGAAGGGCCCCAATGCTAACTCCTAAACAGCACACTTCACCCAATAAAGCAGATGTCACCTGAGTGTGGTGTCTTGTGGCTGCTTTCATTCTCAGGGTCCTGAAACCCAGGGGACGTGGGgcattctcttctccctccccttgcATGTGAGCTGGCTCTGTTCAAGATGCCCTAGAGGCCCAGCCACTCTTAACcactcctgcctgcctgtgctTCAGATTCCTCTGGAGCACTTTAGGGGAGGGAACCAGGTGTGAATGTCTGAGAAACAGAGGTTGGGGAGGAGCTAGTTCCAGACAACTGAGAATGACCCCCGGGTTACCCTACCTGCTGtcttctgagggcttggctacacttgagagttaaaGCGTTgttggtggctttacagtgctgtaacttactccccatccacactggcaaggcacatacagtgttGAATCTccttggctacagcgctggttgtccTCCACAtggatgagaggaataaagagaacagtactggtgctgcagcgctggagtgccagtgtaaacagtgattaatcttactacactgtaactgacctccagaattcccataatgcttttaactaaagaactgtctttgttctgttgtgatgcctctttgttttgttgtgaactccgggctcggagctgcttatctaaaaaacaaacacagctactgtttgctcaagcagaggcaggcagggaatgtccacagctagtgtttgcttgaggagagaaacagcacggcTGGGGGGAGGGCGGGAAGGGAGTCcctcggagcagctgcttatctggtctgaatgGTATTTGCttttaagagtgaatgagagaggggcgGGGGAAGTGGTcagaatttgcaaggcagggagctgacacagtgttggctccaaaaatccccccctcccccccatgctccctgtcacactccaccacaCCCCCCTCTTTTGCAGctacttgaatgctgggatagctgcccataatgcaccactcccaacactgctgcaaatgtggccgcactcccagcgctgtgcagctgcaagtgtagccaaaccctgaggccatggctacactggcattttacagcactgcaactttcgtgctcaggggtgtgaaaaaactcccccctgagcgctgcaagatacagcgctgtaaagcctcagtgtaatcagcgctgggagcacggctcccagcactgcaagctacacccgtaagggatgtggtttatgtgcagcactgggagagctctctcccagcactggcgctctgactacactcacacttaaatttcaagtgtagccataccctgagagttTACATACTGTTGCGTGTTCACTGAAGCCTCAGTGCATTCCATGTCCTGTAGGCAACCTGCATTATGGGCACTCCAAGCAGGAAGGGGAATGAGTGCTAGTTTTGTCTGTGTTATGGACTGAATTCTGAACTCACTTTCTCTACAACAGTGCAGATTCTGTTTCTCCCAGTAGAAGTCTCTCCAGAGCTGCTCATTTTGGTGCCCAAAATCTAGGGGTGGAAAACCCTTCTAGAAGCTGTAGCTATAATGAGCAAGCAACTGTTTATCTTCTGCTTATAATGAGCAAGCAACTGTTTATCTTCTGCTTAAACAGATTAGtagaaacaaagaacaaaaagctTGATCTAGTACTCTGAGCTGCAGTGAGAACCTGGGTAGCTCAGTCCTGTTCCCCACTTCATGATTTAGACTAAAGAGTGGAAGACATGAGTGAGCTTTAGTGCTGCTCACTTCATGTAGCTCAAATCTGTCTCTTTGTGctggtttctccatctgtaatgtGGCAATGATACTTCTAAGGCAATTATGGTGTAATGTGTCAATATTTGTGAAGTGCTGGGAGATCCCTGGATGGAAGGCCCCAGTGTTTCTCCACCTGGCTTTACAGTGGTGACTTGGTGTGTGCAGCAGGACTGTGCTGCTGTTTTATTACTGCACGGTGGAGGGTGTAGTGCTGGATCTGTAATTCTGGGAAGAAGCAAGGAGCTTCTCAAGAAGAAATGTACAGATTTTCCTGGACCTACACTCTGCCAGAACCCAAGTTTTGTTGCAGCTGCCTTTGGGGTGGAGCAGGCTCATTTTCTAACTGACAGGGTAGtgacaggagggggagggggtgatcaATACAGGGATTATTCAGCTCGAGGTGCCAGCTTTgtaaaggtggggggggggggggcacgatGCCGCAGACTGTCATACCCTGGAACAGCGCGACCCTAACGCAGTGGTCGCCGGAGATAGCCGAAAGGGCGCAGTTCCGCGGCTGAAGAGACGAAACGCCCGAGAGTTTCCGAATCTTGGGCGGAATTGCCCGAAGTTGTACGAGCGCTTCTGGCGGAAATAGCCGAACCCAACAGCGGCCGTGGCGGAAGGCGGAAATGCCCGAGCGCTGCCAAGATGGAGGCGGCGGAGCCCTGCGGCCTGTGCCTGCGAGAGCGGGCCCCCTACACGTGCCCGCGCTGTAACGTGCGTTTCTGTTCGGTGCCCTGTTACCGGGGCCACGGGGCCTGCGC from Gopherus flavomarginatus isolate rGopFla2 chromosome 6, rGopFla2.mat.asm, whole genome shotgun sequence includes these protein-coding regions:
- the MRPL49 gene encoding 39S ribosomal protein L49, mitochondrial isoform X1; this encodes MAAAVASAGLRRRPGGVWGAVARRLLQVTAPQSQSPDKPETRHPQYPGIVESTEEYKFVERLIPPTRIPAPPKHAQYPTPSGWRAPSDTPPALPYFVRRSRMHNVPVYKDITSGNRRMTVIRKIEGDIWALEEEVKEFLTQLAGKPPPIQVNEITGSIRIKGYFDNELKEWLLNKGF
- the MRPL49 gene encoding 39S ribosomal protein L49, mitochondrial isoform X2; its protein translation is MAAAVASAGLRRRPGGVWGAVARRLLQSQSPDKPETRHPQYPGIVESTEEYKFVERLIPPTRIPAPPKHAQYPTPSGWRAPSDTPPALPYFVRRSRMHNVPVYKDITSGNRRMTVIRKIEGDIWALEEEVKEFLTQLAGKPPPIQVNEITGSIRIKGYFDNELKEWLLNKGF
- the FAU gene encoding FAU ubiquitin-like and ribosomal protein S30 produces the protein MQLFIRAQNLHTLEVSGQETVAHIKAHIESLEGIAPEDQVVLLSGTPLEDESVIGQCGISEFTTLEVAARMLGGKVHGSLARAGKVRGQTPKVAKQEKKKKKTGRAKRRMQYNRRFVNIVPGFGKKKGPNANS